The genomic DNA aacACGGTTATTTATAAAATCTTTTCAGTTCCAATTCAATAATACAGCTACAGATGGaatcaaatttgaaaacgTTTAAACAATTCATTCCtattatttttggtttttgtttactgTGAGGGTGGCTTAAATACAGAGATTTCGTTTATACGAAAAACTAGAGACACATATACGGGGGTAGCATTGATCTAACTAAATCTGCCATTAATCGGTGTTTTGAGCGTGTTCCTATTTGCTATGGGCAGTAACTTCGAGGCctcatttaaattattaaactaaagctttcaaggttttttttccctggtGTGGACTGATATCGACCATGCGTTCAACAAAGTGTGTAAATGACATGGATTATTTATGCATTATTTGGCAACCTTTACTGACGCGTTCTTCTGATTTCAGAGAATTAAGCCAAATTAAGAAACAGCCGGAAGATACAAATGTTATGGTTGTTTTGGTTTAGGCTAGGTTTCAAATAGGTTGACCCGTAAGTTTCATACCAATCTTTCCTAAAATGTTTACAAAGCATCGGTCATGCGGCGTGGATTTTTGGAGCTTAATTcgctaaaaaaaacatattcatAAAGAACTGGCCGTTTTGCAAAATTTAATTGTGTGGAATTCAGGAAAAATGTGGCCTTACCAGAACCAAATAGTGAAACTTCCATTTGGCAGTACGAACAATCTGACTGACTGTGGCCCGTTCCGACGGAATTGTTGGTCTTTCAATGAAAATTGGTGGTGGAACCTATCAACCTAAGAACACTATTGGCTGTGTTAATCCATATCGATATTATCTCGTTTAATAAatgactttttttcttttctaacaAGGCGACTTTAGTTCTAAAACAGTAGCCAGCATGATAAATTTACACAAATCATTCAAAAACTTCCGTCACATATTTTATGTCGTTAACGATTTGGAAAGAATAATGTAGGAATaggttaaataaataaataagacaTTTAAACGGTTGCCATGATCTAATGCACAAATAATGTGGTCGTTCGCTTACCTATCGTCCCTATCGAATCCATATCGAATGGCTGCTAATATTTTTACCTTGATAAAAAAACAGTACTAGCACCTTTTCACAACGTTCACGTACCACAGAACcctaaaaaaacgaaaataaatgtttataCTACCTTTATGTAACAGTGAACAAGTTCTGCAGCAGAATGCACTTACCAGCTCTTTACACTTAATCCATAATGGGCGATATCGCGCGCAGGAACCCATTCTCGAACTCTTTTTCAGAAAATCGATCCACCGACGCGCGCGCTGCCTCCCGAATCTTTGCATTGTACTCCGGCGTGTTGTACAGTATGTTGGCAATGCAGCGCGCATAGTCGTACGCATCGTACGCCAGGTATCCGTTCTGGCTGCCCTCGGACGTCTCGATAATGTCCATCAGTGGGCCACCGGACCGATTCGCTACCATAATCAAGCCGGCCGCCATACAGTCGACCACGCTGATGCCGAAGTGTTCGTTCCACATGCAGTGCAAACCGATCGTCGCCCGCTGATAGCATTGCAGCAGCTCCCGGTACGGCACATTCACGCGAAACTCTACCGAATTCTCGAGCGAAAGATGCTTCGCCAGATCCTGCATGTTTTTCACCCGCACACGATCCTCTTCATCGCGACACGAGCCAACGATTAGCAGCTTTAGCCGGTTCCATAACGCCTCGTCGTTGTTCAGCAGCGTACGCAACTCGTACATCGCCTGCAGCTGTAGCGGATGGTCCTTCTCTGGCCGGTACTGGCCGACGGATAGAATGATGATATGCTCGTCCTGTTCGTCGGTTAGCGATTCCAGTCGCTTTAGCTGCGATACTTCGCACGGCGGATACACCCGGTGCGTCTTGTAAGGGACGTCCCACAGCGATATGATGTGATTTTCAGTCCATGATGAGTTCACCATCACAGTATCCGCACATCGGCCAACCCATCCGTAGATGCGCGAAAACATACGGTAGTACACGATTTTCAGCCACGTAGCAAACGGATTCTTTGCCACGTAACCTCTGTTGTTGTAGGACTGCGATTGCGACTGCACGCGTCGCAACATGTCGGTGCTGATGGTGGGATAGTGCGTGTAGCACCCGATCTTGCAACCACCGAAGTACGCGAACACCGGATACGTAAACGCGTACCCCATGGTATCGACGAACACGTCCGGCTGCAGCTTTAGCAACGCTTCGAACGCTAGCACGATCGAGCCCAAACTTTGCCCGAGCAGCGTGAAGTGTGCGTATCTCGATGCTTCCACCCAGCAGCGCTTGCTTAGATACACGAACGTGATGCGTTCCACGTCCAGCGTTAGGTTAAAGCTACGTTCCGCTTTGGCCAAAATTTCCGCCGGCTTTGCATCCAAGTCGCCCGTGTACACGTACAGCTTGATGTTGTCGTACCGGGTCAGCAATGCCCGTATGGCACACCATAGCACCCGttcgccaccaccgccagcatTGCAGTAGGGATGAAAGAACGCCACATGCTTCACGGTTGGATCCGTCCGTTTGCGGCGTTGAAATTTGATGAGCTGACGCAAAAGCACGCAAACCGTCAACAGGCCAATCGCTAAAAATGACCCCAGAAAAAATAATACGTAGACGCTGGAATGCAAAGGGTATGCCGGTGGGTCGGATTATCAAGCTGTGTAAACATAGCACTCATCAACCAGCGTACAATACTCACAAACTGCACCAGCAGAACATTTTGCCAAAAGGAACACTGCGATCCGATGGGCGCAGTAAGAAATTCGTGTAATTCCAAAGAACTGTAGCAGCTTCTTCAACACCGCTGCAGCTTGCTcattttgttctgttttgcttcGAGTGACGCGGAATCTTTTGCGTTGTGATGTGCCAATAGTGAACAGTTGGAGCGCGCGCGGACAACTTAAAAGacattttattaaaaagagtgtgtgttattttgttatttttgctGGGGAAATGTTTACTTTTTAACAATAGATTTTGCTGAGTTATTCTTAATTGTTGTCCTTTCGCATAGCAGCtcgttttaaaatattcacaaaAATTTACGTAATTTGGCATCACTACCACAGTGCAAGGTCTTGTAAATTCAAATATCGAGCACACTTGTGCTAGCTACAACTTTGTTTTAACGTTTCcacggaaatggaaaattccgGATCCGGTTGAATATACTCGTTTCATATTTTCAAAATAGAAGTGGAAAATCATCTCTATCGCAAAGGTTAAACTTTTCAGCCGTTAGTTTTGTAATGAAATTTCCCAATTGAAAGTTCAATATGGCCGTTCCAACCGTATAAAAAAGGTGGTGAAAAACCATCATTCACATAAAAAGGAACGATAATGATGTGAAGCATGTTTTAGCACGTGCCCATAGGACCAAAGCTATAAGCCACATACTAATGAAGAGATATAAGGATATGAAAAGAATGCTACAATATCAATCGTGGATATTACGAGGACCGAGGGCGATGATTAAGGCGCATGGCATCGTATAATTTCATCACATCTGCGGGATAAACTTTTGCTAGTTTGTCTGGAATGCATTCGTAGATCTTTACTGGCGATTTTTGACAGTAACCGTCTTGGGGTTATAAGTCTGGAGGAGCGATCTGGTGACCAAGTCGATAGGCGGCACCGGGTTTCCCACGGAAGCATCAAGACTTGACACGAATCCAGTTCGGACTATCTCCCTGTAGGCAGGAATGACTATCCAGCCAAAGTGCAGAGGCAAAAACTAAGTCAAGGAATATAGTAATAGTAGGCCCAGACCTCTCGAACTTCTAGAGCCAGAGATTTGAAAGCAAACTGGGTGCATTAGTGGTTTGTACACGATTATTACTAACGCACGTGATTGACTCTAGTAAATAAGTCAAAAAGGTGTGAGAACAAAAAACGTCTTacttttctctatttttttttataaagctTCTTGAAGCATTCCATGGAAGAATTGATGGAAGTTAACGGACCTAGAAATCTGGGCACAAAGTCTAACGCCAGTTCTCTTAAACCCGTTCTATCCCTTTGAAGGTGACCAACAATACGTTTAACCCGTAGTTGTTTACGCGTCCTGGGCGTTCGAGCGTTCGGcggtgaaaagttttccaatctCCATCCATCTTTGAACATGGTTCCGTTGTCAAGGATGGTACGAGATGGTGACACCGGTTAGTATGAATTTTGTATTATTGTTTTGGttattttgtttgccatttctatgtatttttaatgaaatgaatgaaattttcccatttgctCGATGCGAGAAATAATTTCTTCCCACCTTTTTGTCCCGAGCAAGATGTCGTTGGCGAAAGCAGCATGATGTATTACGATTGCAGAAGAAAAATGCTGGCGGGCAGGGAATCCGGCGGTTCGCTGAGCATCGTTCGCACAACATTGAACTTTCACGCATTGCTGGgttcaaacaaaaattggcACACCATTTGCTTGTGCCCGGTTCGCGCACACCATCGATCCTGCACCTCCTTGAACCTCGTTGACCATCGATCCCTGGGAGGAGGAAATGGTGATAAAATTTacaaccgaaaacaaaacaatgacgAGTTATGGATTTGCCCCTTTTTCCCAACCGGCCCAATAGCagtggtgtgtgtggtgcCAAAACAGCACGAAAAACCCAAAACCTTGCCTTCCAAAGCTTCGAAGAGggggttttatgttttcataTGCGAAACTCTGTACCATTGGATTCGGCCGGTAGGTTAATGCAGGGGCCCAAAACAAAGAGAAATAAATAGTATTTGGTAGCAGCGTGGTGTatgcaagaagaagaacattGTGCAACAATAGTGATGCATGTACCATTTTCGTGCCATACGAACAAATGTTCCTAAACCTATTCATCCGCATAGTTCGGGATAGCTGGCGGTTGTATCGCTGGATCCGAATGCATGTTGCCACAACGATGTTTCGGCGCTTTTTGctaaacatatttttgtttactACATTTCTATGCTTCGAATCACTTAAAGCGGTGGTGAGGTTTTGCAAAACGCACAAAGTCTTGCCAAGGCTACGACTGCAGCTTTGCATTGCGCTGGCCTTTCAAGAATAATTGAGGGCACTTCCCGTTGTTTACCGGATGACGAAAATCAGGATATCCGCTCCGCCCTGCGAAGGGGTGCCGCAAGGTGATAGAAAACACCATTTCCACCATATCTCGGAACCCATCTTGCAGAAGCCCTTCAGCGTGCGCCAACCTTCGAGAACGCCCTGTTAGCGGTCTGGTCTGGTGACGCGAAATCCAATTAACTGCAGTACTTTCCGAGTTTGCTGACAGCTGCTAGCGGAAACTGGCTCCCTGGCGAGAGTCAACCGTGGCTGGGCAGGCAAGAATGGCGACACAAGATGAGGTCCCCTCCACTCGATAATGTCGGTGGACCTCCGCCACGCCTCATTATAACCGCATAACGAACCATTTACTAACACACTCCACCGGCCCACCTAACCGGATGGCGCGTTCGTCCGAAGGTGGGGGGGAGGTTTTTGCTAAAGGAATGCAATTACGGTCACTTGCCCGATTGTGCAGCGATGCGTTCGGGTGTTTTCGTGGGTGATTAATGTGTCGCACCCGGGACCGGAGACCACTTTCTTTCCCTTGCTGAGACAATGATGAATTGGTTAGAAACCTTCCCGTTCGTGGCGGATGAGCGAAGGATCTAAAGGGGGTAACCTTAGTAacttactgcatttttgcctATGGTTTGACTGACTTTGTGTCTATCGTAGGAACGATTGGGTAGGGtactttttattcttcttcttatcgAACTTACCTTAGAGAATCGGGTGGTTTTTGACTAGCCTCTGACTGTGTTGCTTCTTACGTGATTTGTACCTTATAAGGTAATATGAGACTATCATAGGACTTGGTTGCCTGCTTCTGAGGCCCCTGTGCATAAAAAagtcaattttcgggtcaggCATTGAGATTGGCTAGATTCTGATTCTGATTCTGCTATTATTCCTCTTATATGCTTTTTTGGTCAATGTCAACTTCGATGTTAATGGCATGTCTTGAATGCCGCATTCGAGATATGGCTCAAGGTTGCTACAAGCCACTTTTTCGTTGGCACTACCACTCTCGAGGTGTCTCTAACCGTGTGACTCTGAGTGTCTGTGACTTCGTTTTACCCGTAGTtctctggatgagatttgatcgcCGGTACTGCAGGACCACCTAGGTTCTGTAGAACGTTTAAAGTCCCAGTATTCCCATACTCCTTTGAGACATGGGCTTTGCGTTTGTGAGAAAGATATCCAGCAGAGGTTTTGTCTGCATGAATGTGGAACGACATTGGAAGagtcgctacaatgacgagctcaaCGAATTGTACTGTTAGTGGGGCTTGTCATGAGAATGGAACCGGACGACCTCATGAGAGGAGAACCACAACCTAAGATAGAGTGAAGGCGTCTATACAATTCCAAAGAGTTATGTATAGAAGGCTCAAAAAACCTGGTGCCACCATAACGCATTGTACTTCATTTCCG from Anopheles stephensi strain Indian chromosome 2, UCI_ANSTEP_V1.0, whole genome shotgun sequence includes the following:
- the LOC118504190 gene encoding GDP-Man:Man(3)GlcNAc(2)-PP-Dol alpha-1,2-mannosyltransferase; amino-acid sequence: MFCWCSFVYVLFFLGSFLAIGLLTVCVLLRQLIKFQRRKRTDPTVKHVAFFHPYCNAGGGGERVLWCAIRALLTRYDNIKLYVYTGDLDAKPAEILAKAERSFNLTLDVERITFVYLSKRCWVEASRYAHFTLLGQSLGSIVLAFEALLKLQPDVFVDTMGYAFTYPVFAYFGGCKIGCYTHYPTISTDMLRRVQSQSQSYNNRGYVAKNPFATWLKIVYYRMFSRIYGWVGRCADTVMVNSSWTENHIISLWDVPYKTHRVYPPCEVSQLKRLESLTDEQDEHIIILSVGQYRPEKDHPLQLQAMYELRTLLNNDEALWNRLKLLIVGSCRDEEDRVRVKNMQDLAKHLSLENSVEFRVNVPYRELLQCYQRATIGLHCMWNEHFGISVVDCMAAGLIMVANRSGGPLMDIIETSEGSQNGYLAYDAYDYARCIANILYNTPEYNAKIREAARASVDRFSEKEFENGFLRAISPIMD